The Glycine soja cultivar W05 chromosome 9, ASM419377v2, whole genome shotgun sequence sequence CTGTTTCTCTCTCCAACTGTGTCTCCAAGATGGTGAGTTAACATTCCAAGCACCAATTAACTTTGTGATGTCTTTCTCTTGCATGGTTGGTGTTTGTGTCTATTCACTGTTCTAAGGTTTGAGTCATTCATTTATGTGAATGTCTGCAGGGGCTTGAAGAAATGGAGCAGTTTGGTTTGGCTGAACTGATTGAAGTGGCGGCGGATTTACTGAATGATAGACTTCCTGAGGCAAGAGATGCGGCACGAAGTATTGCAACTTCGATGTACAAGGCACTGACAAAGGACTCGGAAGAGATGATGGAATTGTGGCAGAGCTTCTGCCAATCCAAGTTGCCACCAATCCATGctctttcaattttgaaaatagtTAAGCCCTAAAATGGAGGAGTGTTTTTGTTGTGAAGTCCCACCCCTAGTCATATACCTCAAGGCAAGGGTTTagaaatttagttttatttgttgaaaCATGGTTCTTCATGAGTAGCaatatttgaaatataacaTTTCATGTGTTTAGTTTGTTCTAGTACTGTATAATCTCCTTTTATAACAGTGTGTTATTTATCATTCAGTGATTTCACAAAGCAAATGCTCAGTTTTACAAATACTAAGATAGTAACTACTCTAGTTAACCAAATGCTCAGTTTTACAAATACTAAGTTACTAACTACTCTAATTGTGCCGAGTAATCTTTCCTTCCCTCTCTCCTATCTCCACAGAAGGCGTATGTTGTTTTACCATACCTTGTAATGATCAACAAAAACTAGGAGGCGTACTGTGTTTGCAATATTGACAATGTTGAATTGTGTACTGTGCAGAGAGTGATCTATTCCATAATAAATAGTCACTATTGACTTAACGTGAAACTTAGAGTTTAAGAAAATGACATAAAGTTCCCAACTTAGTGTTTCATTTGCTTAAACTCCAAGTCACAACTCCAGTCTTCACATATCAGCTATCTTCCCCACTTATGACGTGAGTTAaccttttgctatctctaataaaacttactttattTCAAAGCGTTCATTAGGTTCGttgatttattttgtattcCATGTTTCTTACCTGTTTGGCAACATTCCCTAATGGTTAATACTTTGATAGTTTAATTTATACAAGGCTTCATTGTTTTTAGATAAGTaggtttttagttttaataaatgATGGTTTTAGTTCTCTAAATATTTCCTTGTTGGTTTTGATTCTCgtaaatttttacattttttttaaaataagttgtttaCTCTTAATGATAACATGACATACATCTAATTGTGTCATGTAGTGTTACTTGAAAATAATCATCCGTGCATTTGCTTGTTAAATGTATGTTTGGTAACACATTTGTTACTGCTGGACGTGGATCATCTATTTTGAAAGTTATGTGTAATTTCGAATTAAGTAATCTAGAACACAAGTTGCATTCCACTTACTCAATCCAAATCATCCATTCTAGAAGTTatgtagtagtataattttgaattgagtAATTTAGAACACAAAATCATTCTAAATTACTCAATTCAGAACTATGTTACATGACTTTCTTATCTATTTTgaaaatcatataatataattctAAATCAAGTAATCTAAAACACAAGATGCCTTCCAAATTATTCAATCCAAAATACATCTTGTGTTCCGAATTACTCAATTTGAAATGGTTATTGGGTTATGGACCCTGAAAAACACTACAACAAATTAACAAAGGGGGAGATGGAAGAGAAGGAGAGTGAGGGATGCTTGGGTGGCACATAGAGAAGAGGAGGTGCTAGGATTGTGGGGGCATTTTGTCTGGCATGTCTTTTTGTGGTGCAAGAAGCAAAATATGGGGTGCAAGAAGCAATAGCCTGCTTGGAAACCAAGACACCTTGAATATATATACTTTGAAAATAAACCCAGCCCAGCTTAGGGAATTCAAGTCATGGTATAATGAAGCTCGTCCAATCTATCAACCacgcaaaaaaataaaaatgaagtccAGTTGATTACACTGCCTCTCTAATCAAGCAATTTGCAAAGTTTAACTTGAACCTTGAGTTGTAGTTTACCAGCGAGTTGTCTGACTAATCAAGGTTCTTTGTAGTGCATGCTAGTTTGTCTAATTAAGATTTTACTTTAGAAAAGAATATAATAGAATCATTGATTGGACAAGCCCTGGACCTTGAGACGCTATTTTGACATGAATTTCAAGCATGAGAtctaaaattttcaaacaaaactTTCCCTCGCATGAATTTCCATTTGAAAACCACTTCCAGTTAACACATTCAAAAGCAATGTTTACACCCgctcatataaacaaaaaagcGTTTTTCCCTTTCTACATTCACGTGAGCCTGATACTGCCCTTACAAAGGCAAATTCTAtacctaaaaaataattttacataggCTCCCAACTTTACCAGGCTTGAGGATTCAATGTATTCCTTGATAAATTAAGAATTGAATATAGGATCTGCAGCACAACCACTCAATAGATAACAAGAGCAACATTGATGAATTTACAGGCAAGGGGTATGTCCAAATAAAGACGGACACATTCCCCCAACTGGATGTTAGTGATTCATGTTAGTATTCATCAACTTATGATGCATTCTGCATGAGGGAGTCAATCTGAGCACACGACTTAGTAGAAGGCTGTTGCATCATCTCCACTTCATCCAACTCTTGAGATTGGATGTGTATATCCTGTCAGAGAAACTGACTGTCACATAAAACACTAATGCAGTAAATGGGAAAAAATTGGATTGCATTATTGCTTTTaaatcttaatgcaatttatccAACAGATCTGCTGTCTTAGAGGCTCACTTAGGGAGAAGTAAGATCAACGGTTTTTGAAAATCATGATTTAAGAAAAAACAGTTTTAGTGTTTTCTCAAACATGAAACTTTTTCGAACATGGAATAACCATAATTTCCCAGTTTTTCTAATTCTtccaaattgaaatatattCATCAGGATTTCCTAAAATTACCAACACCCAAAACACTTCGTCAGAAAGTGTGAAAAACCACCAATTTCGAGTTTCTTCCATAGAATTTAAACTTACAAAATAAGCATGGAAAGATATAGATATCTGATTCTAAATTCAATACCTGTGTCTGTAAAAGTGGTTGAGGTTGCTGATCTTGGGCTAATGGATAAGCTTGCAGTTGAGACATTCTATAGTAAGGTTCTTTGAGATCAAGTTTACAGGATGATGTTTGAAGAATCCCTCCTTGTTCAGCACCAGGACCCCACGTTTTAgctaaatgaaaatagaaatctGTTCATTGCTGCAGGAAGATATAATATGGTAATAAGATGGAAAATTACCAACCTGACAATTTTAAATAGATTGTATAACTCTGAGCAGTGTGAGCAATCAAGTGCATCCTGCCAGTGATTTCTTGTCCTGCCATGACATATATTGGCTGTGAGAGAACACAGCGTAACTGATACCAGTGGGTTGTAGGTGAACCAGGGGCAGTGGTAAGCCACCTTCGTGCAGTACTGTGGATTTGGAATAATTGAGTGACAAATTAACTGATGTGAACAACACAAAGCATTGATTAATAGAAAAACAGACAATAATGGACAAGTAGAAGAGGAATGGTTACCTTCCATTGAACAGTACATCAAACCAGCATGCCAACCCATGTAGCCTGGCACCCACAGTGGCTGTGAATTTGAGAGGAATGTCAATTTCATACAGCTCTTCTTCCTACAGAAGGAAAAATGATTTGATCACAAATTCCCTggaaattttattctaaatattgaaaaaatataacctCAGATTTCAGAATAATACAACCAAGATGCTAACCAGCAATAGACCCTTTGCCAAACACAATGATACATAACCCCAAAATAAACATGGTTTTGCAAATAAAAGTTTCAAATAACTCTTAATCCAAAGGAAAACTTAAGGATGCAAACTACCAGATGACAAACTTCTATTAAAATGATTCAGGATGAAAAGATGCTGGTATCTGAAATGTATTAGCTGTTATACTAGGATGGAGGTGATATCAAAATAGATCAGCTTGTTTCATGAAAAAGCAGAATTTCTCAGCCAATAGGACTTCCGGAAAAATAAACCATCTAACCAAATAAAACTGAGtattttttacctttatttTGGTAAAGTCTAACACATGGAACATAGGAGCAGCTATTAACAACCTTGGATCAAAAGCATCCACCACAGGCTGCATGGATAAGAGAAAAAAGTGAAGTGGGAGAATATATCTTATATCATACATTTATCCACAACATAAGTTTTAGTAACCATAATGGTCCAATTTTACTCCTTTGACAAAAGACTATCAAATTCTATCCAATTCTGTTTTGCCAATGGGATTGAGAGGATTCAGAAAAAATAAACAGATCATATCAAACCAGAAAGCTATTAGTAAagcttaagaaaattttaatgctACCCATTTCTGTTTTGCCCCCAAGATTTTGAAAGCATacaaatcatataaaataattcatgatGATAAGGcaccatcaacaacaacaaccaagcATTTCCCCAACAGGTAAGGTTAATATTCTTCTTAATGGTGTCAACTATAAATTTTACTCTACCTCTACTGATAGGGCTACTCtccatttaatattttctccTAAATCAGGCTTCTACCGGACTTCACCATGCATGTTTAAACCACCAAAAGCAAAAGAGAGATTAGGAGTGGAGAGTTCAGGTCCCTCGAATACCAAAAGCAAAAAAGCATTAAATTGCAAGGACTAAAAAGGTATTTAAGCCTTATTATACAATTCCAACTTCTTTGCCAGACAAACTCCAATGGTGTTACAACAAATGCAGATGCTGATTGACCCTTACATTTAAATACAAATGTCACTTAACACTAATCCACCAGAAGCATGTAagcatttaaaaaagaaatagaaataggTGCCAATTTTATGAGGAAACAAtgaatacaaaaacaaaaattaaatacaattccAACTTCTTTGCCggacaaacaacaacaaatgcaGATGCTGATTTGACCCTTACAATTAAACCATTATCACTGAACACTAACACTCCAGAAGCacatatgtatttaaaaaagaaatagaaataggCGCCAATTTTATTAGGAAACAGTGAGTACAAAAACAAAGGGAACACATGCATCAGTACCGCAAAAGGCAGAAAgggaagaaaatgagagaggaTTATGTCATAACTAGAGGCAACAAAGGCAAATATAAACAGAAGCCCAGCATCAAATGTGAAGATGCATATAAACCAATTGAAAAACATATAATCCTCCTCTTCGGCTTGTTATGTAAATGCCAAATCCTATGTTTGACAAAGAATGGTATGAAAAACAGGTGAAGTTGCAATTCGAACAGGAACAAAGAAATATCTACACTATTTCCATCTCTAAGTAAATTATCAGTCTTATAATCTCCAGAAACATGCAAgcattaataaatgaaaaaaaaaatgtcaagttttaatttggaaaaacaGAAATCAGATATAATCTGTTTGTGGAGATCCCAAaccaaataaacattttatacaGCATGTTCCAAATACATCCTATTCTTATCAGAATGGATCAGTTAGAAATCTTCAGTTAATTTTTTGAAACCAAGCTAGAAAGATACCTGAGAAAAGTATCCTTGAAAGGCAGTCCCATGTAAGGGCGTCAAATCAACACCATAATAATTTTGTTGCCGCCAAAACAGGGCCTGAACAGATAATAGAACAATATTGATCAaagaatttaagaaaaatagaaaaaagaatagTATCTCAAGAATGGAGAGTAAACAACAGTCAGAAAACAAGGATAATTTCACCTTATTAgcaatttcaacaaacaaatattcatcactGAAAGGAGCCATGTGAATcctacaacaataataaattcaaagttAGGAGTAGACAAATAATTCTAAGATAATTATAAGCAGTTTTGAGAGGGGGGAagatgcaaataaaaaaatgtatttttaacacGAAAAGGCACAAAAATGTTGCACAAGAACAAGAATCTGCATCTTGAAAGATATATTGGGCTaagaataacttttaaaatggaAGATAATTATCCCAATAACTTGCCTACATAGAATCATACAGTCATAACTATGCTTAATAGTGttacacaaaaagaaaaaggggggaAAGTAGAGAAAGTGTGTTTCAATGTACCTTCCCACTGTAGGAAACATTTTCCCATTAGGAGTGAGAAACCTATCTCTGGCAATGACATAAGACTCCAGCATTCTTTCGTTAACTAACAAGGTGCCTGCACAATGTCACTGACTTATAAATTTCCAACAAAATGGCTAAAAAACTGCTAATTCCCATGAAACACTTGCATTTCCAAATTTTTATGACAATTTATCTGAACAACACAAAGAAGCAGCAGAAAAATCTATTGACATAAATATAACTTATGCATGGACTACCAACATCATTCTCTAGATTGACTGAAGCAAGTATAACAGAAGCTTACCCATGGGCTCAGAGATT is a genomic window containing:
- the LOC114367823 gene encoding probable histone-arginine methyltransferase 1.3, coding for MEDSAAQKRKQREFALASVSEVSSAPSSASPGVSLFAGDRLQILNESRHVALNAYLSAIQLFRLGPIESVCMVEESEADKQTSYSSGVAIQFRNEEESEAFHCVYQQWKKGFNVQGGNLPNGTNAITSKSKFDEKIESSSAKMYFHYYGQLLHQQNMLQDYVRTGTYYAAVLENRADFVGRVVIDVGAGSGILSLFAAQAGAKHVYAVEASEMAEYARKLIAGNPILGQRITVIKGKVEDVELPEKADILISEPMGTLLVNERMLESYVIARDRFLTPNGKMFPTVGRIHMAPFSDEYLFVEIANKALFWRQQNYYGVDLTPLHGTAFQGYFSQPVVDAFDPRLLIAAPMFHVLDFTKIKEEELYEIDIPLKFTATVGARLHGLACWFDVLFNGSTARRWLTTAPGSPTTHWYQLRCVLSQPIYVMAGQEITGRMHLIAHTAQSYTIYLKLSAKTWGPGAEQGGILQTSSCKLDLKEPYYRMSQLQAYPLAQDQQPQPLLQTQDIHIQSQELDEVEMMQQPSTKSCAQIDSLMQNAS